GAGTggacatttttacaattttttatacTGGGACATTCACTGAACATCCATTTAGCATGGAATAGTACACTTCAGACTTACTAGACTTTCAGGTAACTGTGAATTAGCCATTGATCATcatcacttactcactcatgcTATCTATCTCACATGCTTACTGGCATCTCCTCCACCCAACTACTGGAAACCCCATGACAGCTGAGTGAACAGGGTGGGCTTAGGAGAGGGTGATGAATGTGAGGGAGGGGATAAAATGTGACCAAGGCTACATATAGCAGCTTTCCTGGCTTCTGCTCTTCATTCTGTTCAAGTCTGTCAACTTGGTTACTTTATTTCTAGTACACACCCCAGTTTACAGCTTTACCACCATGAGCAAGTCCTTTTCATCTGCTGAAACGGCCTCATCCTACCGTCGAACCTTCGGCTCCGGCTTGGGCTCGACCATGTCCAGCTCCCTATTTGGCCGTGGCTCTTCTGGCTCTTCCAGACTTTCTTCCAGAGTCTATGAGATGACCAAgacctcctcctcttcccctgTTTACTCAAGCCACCGCTCTGGAGGCTATGGTGGTGGAGTTGTGACCCGCGCCTATGCCGGTATGGGCGAGAAGCTAGACTTCAACCTGGCTGATGCCATGAACCAGGATTTCCTGCACACACGCACCAACGAGAAGGCCGAGCTACAGCACCTGAATGATCGCTTTGCCAGTTACATTGAGAAGGTGCGCTTCCTTGAGCAGCAGAACCAGGCCCTGTCTGTAGAGATTGAGCGCTTGAGGGGACGCGAGCCCACACGCATTGCTGAGATGTACGAAGAGGAGATGAGGGAGCTGCGCAGGCAGGTGGACACTCTGACCAACCAGAGAGCTCGCGTAGAGGTGGAGCGTGACAACCTGGCTGATGACCTACAGAAACTCAAACTCAGGTGAGAAACAATCATGGCTTACTGTGGGGTCAGTGACACAAAGTGATTTAATAGTGACACAAAGTGATTCagtgatttaatattttttttaaatgactttaataACTTTAAACCAATAACTTGAATAAAATGGGTATAAAATGATGCTAGTTGCACTGATGCCTATAGTCTAATAGTTCATTTTCTAATGTAACTAACAAATTCTGTTTAGAAATCTTTACACTTCATGTTATTTCCTTCATTATGTCATACTAATATCAGAAataatccatttatagttataataattgtaattattataactattttataatagttataataatacctgaaaaaaacattttaaaatattttacttaagTTCAAAAAGGTTAAAAAGTAAATAGTTCAGGGTTAAGAGTAAACAAATAGTTTTGCATGTTTGCCTAATTAGCCTAATATTTGAATATGTATTATACTTATAATATAAATCAGTGCATTAAAAGTCTGTGATAAGGATTGAGAAATCCCACCATATATTACATAAATTAACCCAGGGTTCTCTGTCGCTCTGCTCTTTTAAGGAAGgcataatttttttaagaaatgagAGTAAACAGATCATAGTCACATCTGGACTGAGCCTATTTGTATTAGAATATTTCTGTATATGCTGAGATTCCATTGTAAGAACTTCCTTATGAATGTACAAGGCTGTTCAACGATGTACATGGCTGTTTGAAGGCCTAGTGCTAAAGCTTCTATTTTCTAAACCATCCTGACCTTTGTAATACTCCTGGTCTGGTTTAGACCGTATACAAGCAGACTCTGTCCATAAGTCTTGTATGTGTGTAACTGATTAGAGCAGAGAAATTGTCCAATTTATTGTAGCATTTAATTTATAGTGGGACTTTATACCTAGCAATattctggagttttttttataaaggatATTTATTAAGGCAATAACAGTAAACTTCTATTTGaagttaatgtaaatgtattgtcTAGGTTACACAGTTTGACAGAAACATTGCCAATGAATCAGCAAAGACCTTGATGGTCAGATTCCTGGAATACAGAAGAGCCCAATTTCTAATAACCACATCATATTTCAAAAGACTGCCTGTGGAAAGGTTcaaaaatgtgcaatttttCTTTTACCCAATATTGCAAAAAAAGCAATTTCATAATAGCCTGCAggtattttttttcacacatgaTTTAATTAGAAGCTATAGTGCTGGTAAAGGCTAAACACTGCAAAAGGGAGTAAGCGCTGGACACAATTCCAGCTGTTAAAATATTGATCATAAATTACAGAGGAGTTCAGGTAGGTAGACATACAGGGGATTTAAAAGTACAGAGACTCAGAGACATGAATGAGTGGAACAGTTTAACCCATGGTGTACAGTAACCACTGCTGCATCTCTCACATATGAAGTGTGTATGATATTGGCAGAATGGTTTGACATTGCATGAGTTGCTTTCCCAACTGCAAAAGGATCCACTGTAATGTATCATGGCTCCCAGATTAGTAATCTATTATTATCCTCTTTGATATACCCACCCCCTAGCACTGTGGAGAATTTTCATCTCCTAAAATACACTTATCGCTCAGCCtccctgtgggtgtgtgtgtgtgtgtgtggtagagtgAGTGTGCAGCACTCAAGGGACTGTAAGCATTAGAGTATAACTGCCCTACATTAACAATAATGATTCACGGGTGCCGTTTGCAGGCTGGTAAAAGCAGATGCTATTTCTAGGCATTGCGCAAGCACAGTGGATCTCCGCATCACCCTGAGGACAACTAAAAAGGGTAGAACATAGcttaaaatacacatttgtaCGACTTAAAAAGGTAATAACACCTGTTATTAAGCATATGTATGGCACAGTATTGCAGTTCAATCCTGATTCCTGTAGGGTAGCATGTAATTGAGTGATCAGTCACTGCATAGTGATAGTCATGGCATGACTCCCACATCTGTCATTGAAATATTATCAGAAATAATCAGCATACCAACAATGACACACATGCAACCAGATACGTGCTAGAAAATCTATGTGTAGTTATTTCAAAGGCATCAGGGACATCAGTTTTAATGACCAATGCAATTGTGTGATTTCACATTAGCTAAAAGCCATATCTTCACTGACCCCTTGTATTGCTCTTTAATATGAAGGCCACACAACAGCATTGTTCATTGCTCTTTTTTATGGAAGCAACTAATGTATGTTTATTACAGGAAAGGGCGGGCaatatttcacaaaataaactTGCACTTAAATAGAGTGAAAATTAAAGCCTTATTTTTACAACCATAGCTTGTTAGTGTGATGAATTATTCGGTATTTATTAGGAAAGTCTattgtgtatttaatttataatacagtgcatttattttataatacagTTCTATTGAAtgcattattcttattatttaggAAGTTTTGATGAACTTTTATACAGTGCAATGCATATCATGAGTTTATATTGATATGTTTATTCTAATAtcttattatttctatagtaactaaGAAAAAGATATAGtatgtatagaaaaaaatacgtaaagaaaataattttagagTGTGCTTTGAAGTTTCTTGGTATCGAGCTGCATTTTCTACTGTTTTATAAAAAGCGAAGAGAAAGCTCAGAAAAGTATTTGCTCTATCTTTAGAACTGATTGAACCCTGAAAATGCCACAGCCATTCTTGGCAAGAAGCCAAGGGAACATGCAGCTATACACTCTCTTGTCAATCAGAGTGACACTAACCAATTGTGGGCATCTGTTAGCTTATGTACGTGCAAGAGCGCAGATTTCCTCTATGTAGTTTACATTACCCTGTGACACATCATGAGCAGCAGTCTGAAAAGGTACAATTATCTGGCTTCACAtgatgtctcagaggaagcatgtgtttGCATGGACCCTCTGGGTGGTAGCTGCAATGTGATAGGGGAGAGTTGGCTGGTTGAAAGGGATTTGGCAGGAAATGTGGGGAAAATGTGCAGGGAAATATTGGCTAGTGAGAGAATGACTTTTAGTAGAtacaaagcatttaaaaaaaatatcatattcATCCTTGACAAATTGGAGTGATATAAGAGAAATGGGTTGTTCTAAAGATGTGTGAATTCTAGTATTGATTATTACAATAATCATCTTGGTAAAACATATATTGGTTCTATAGATTgctatatgtaaataaaacattttgtaaaagttttttgttaCCACAAAGAAAGCTTTTGTGGTGTCAAAACTTCTGTTAAACCTCAGAAGTGAGCATGATTTAAGTCACTGgcttacatttgtgtttttctgcagACTTCAAGAGGAAATCCACCAAAAAGAAGAGGCTGAGAATAACCTATCTGCTTTCAGAGCTGTAAGTCTCCATGTCCTGTTATAATGAGATCTAATGTTCATCTCTTAAAATCTTCACAtataatctttacatttttcagtACCTTTGTTGAAGCTGTGCTTAATCCACATGGCATTTTTGTAGGATGTCGATGCTGCCACTCTCGCCAGGCTGGACTTGGAGAGACGCATCGAGAGCCTTCATGAGGAGATTGCCTTCCTTAAGAAGATCcatgaggaggtgtgtgtgtttttcagaccACTCACTtagtcacacactcattctcttttGTTCAATATATGCCATTCAGACCATTTCTGTCCAAATGTAAATCACTTATACATAGTATATAGAAGGAGTGAAGCATGCACAAAATACCACCTACCACCCACACGAACACACATACCAAATCTCCAAAGGTTAGAGATTTACAtgctctcttctttttttgtctgaCATTTAATGGTAAAACATtagcctggtgtgtgtgtgtgtttgtcagctgTGCTCTGACAGGGAGGGGGCAGTGTAACGCAATAGAACAGATGTATTTCTATAATTAAAACCCGAGAGAGAGCTTCACACGCAGCTGTgatacagaacagaaaaaaaagtcatgtcCCATGTTGTCTATTTTCACAGCACTCTTTGATAGGATAAGTTTACATTCATCTTGCTTTAAAAActtgttttacttttatactcATGTGTATTCTCTATATGTAGCATCCAATAACAGAGAATTTCCCTATCAGACAGGGCTCTAAGTAGACCTGCTGTAGAATGTGGAAAGAACATGTGACTTCAAACAAATCAATTTTTGGTTTTATTGATTATAGATTGTTGTATACATTGGAATATTTCATTCAAATTCTGTAACCTCATCT
The genomic region above belongs to Tachysurus vachellii isolate PV-2020 chromosome 8, HZAU_Pvac_v1, whole genome shotgun sequence and contains:
- the desma gene encoding desmin a isoform X2, with the protein product MSKSFSSAETASSYRRTFGSGLGSTMSSSLFGRGSSGSSRLSSRVYEMTKTSSSSPVYSSHRSGGYGGGVVTRAYAGMGEKLDFNLADAMNQDFLHTRTNEKAELQHLNDRFASYIEKVRFLEQQNQALSVEIERLRGREPTRIAEMYEEEMRELRRQVDTLTNQRARVEVERDNLADDLQKLKLRLQEEIHQKEEAENNLSAFRADVDAATLARLDLERRIESLHEEIAFLKKIHEEEIRELQSQMQESQVQIQMDMSKPDLTAALRDIRGQYEAIAAKNISEAEEWYKSKVSDLNQAVSKNSDSLRQAKQECMEFRHQIQSYTCEIDSLKGTNESLIRQMKEMEERMGNEAGGYQDTITRLEAEIAKMKDDMARHLREYQDLLNVKMALDVEIATYRKLLEGEESRISLPPQAYSSLSFRGDLRETSPEQFTQPRSSEIHSKKTVLIKTIETRDGEVVSESTQHQQDVI